One stretch of Rosistilla oblonga DNA includes these proteins:
- a CDS encoding PAAR domain-containing protein: MPCAARVADLHTCPMVTGLVPHVGGPISGPGAPTVLIGSLPASVVGDMCVCVGPPDSIVMGSATVMIGGKPAARMGDLTAHGGTITLGCPTVMIGG, encoded by the coding sequence ATGCCCTGTGCCGCCCGCGTTGCCGATCTCCACACCTGCCCGATGGTTACCGGATTGGTGCCTCATGTCGGTGGACCGATCTCCGGCCCTGGAGCCCCAACCGTCCTGATCGGCAGCCTGCCCGCATCGGTCGTCGGCGATATGTGCGTCTGTGTCGGACCGCCCGATTCGATTGTGATGGGAAGCGCAACCGTGATGATCGGCGGCAAACCGGCGGCGCGGATGGGCGACCTGACCGCGCATGGCGGCACCATCACCTTGGGCTGCCCGACCGTCATGATCGGCGGTTGA
- a CDS encoding GNAT family N-acetyltransferase, with translation MNALPPWPQPVTLRGPLATLEPLSREHHDPLAAAVEDGQLWKLWYTNVPTPEGMMAEIERRLNLQASGSMLPFVVRDANDNIVGMTTYMHIDAANKRLEIGSTWYAQRVQRTGLNTQCKLLLMSHAFETLQCIAVEYRTSSLNLASRRAIERLGAKLDGVLRSHQRHRDGTLRDTCVYSILQHEWPAVKSHLAFKLQAGG, from the coding sequence ATGAACGCATTGCCCCCTTGGCCGCAGCCCGTGACGCTTCGCGGCCCCCTCGCGACGTTGGAACCGCTGTCGCGCGAGCACCACGATCCGTTGGCCGCCGCAGTCGAGGATGGCCAGCTCTGGAAGCTGTGGTACACCAACGTTCCCACGCCCGAAGGGATGATGGCCGAGATCGAGCGACGGCTGAATCTGCAGGCCTCCGGTTCGATGTTGCCCTTCGTCGTCCGCGATGCCAACGACAACATCGTCGGCATGACGACGTATATGCACATCGACGCCGCAAACAAACGTCTCGAGATCGGATCGACCTGGTACGCACAGCGCGTGCAGCGGACGGGCCTCAACACGCAGTGCAAGCTGCTGCTGATGAGCCATGCGTTTGAGACGCTGCAGTGTATTGCTGTCGAGTATCGCACCTCCAGTCTGAACCTTGCCAGCCGTCGAGCGATCGAGCGGTTGGGAGCCAAACTCGACGGCGTTCTTCGCAGCCATCAACGCCACCGCGACGGCACGCTCCGCGATACCTGCGTCTATTCGATCCTGCAGCACGAATGGCCCGCGGTGAAGAGCCACTTGGCATTCAAGCTGCAAGCCGGCGGTTAA
- a CDS encoding DUF6931 family protein encodes MNLNQLDEFLAAQIEARTPSEGIDAMCKHAPANRLVWWGCLSAWSIWRPTPPPHEDAALAIAARWVFQPSDELRRAAALQAKADTVGLCKWLLQAVQYSGGQLKIDDAGIDLPTPDVSGAYTKGFMHHLLATSPPVERATASQNFLQLARQAITRPMPTAEPTQPTPQLV; translated from the coding sequence ATGAATCTAAACCAGTTGGACGAATTCCTAGCCGCTCAAATCGAGGCACGCACGCCCAGCGAAGGGATCGATGCGATGTGCAAGCATGCACCGGCAAATCGCTTGGTCTGGTGGGGATGCCTGTCTGCTTGGTCGATCTGGCGGCCAACGCCTCCGCCGCATGAAGATGCAGCGCTGGCGATCGCAGCCCGTTGGGTCTTCCAACCGAGCGACGAGCTGCGCCGCGCCGCGGCGTTGCAAGCCAAAGCCGATACCGTCGGATTGTGCAAATGGCTGTTGCAAGCTGTCCAGTACAGCGGCGGCCAACTGAAGATCGACGACGCCGGAATCGACCTCCCGACGCCCGACGTATCGGGCGCCTACACCAAAGGTTTCATGCACCATCTGCTGGCGACCAGCCCACCAGTCGAACGAGCCACCGCATCTCAGAACTTCTTGCAACTGGCGCGTCAGGCGATCACTCGACCGATGCCGACCGCAGAGCCTACGCAACCAACACCGCAACTTGTTTAA
- a CDS encoding DUF1501 domain-containing protein, with protein MNAYNNCGLSRRELLCRSGMGFASLALADLMHGEAVADSVANPLLPKPPQFPAKAKRVIHLFMNGGPSHVDTFDPKPELQKRSGQPLDGGNLKTERPTGALMGSPFKFQRYGESGIEVSELFKETAKSIDDIAVIRSMHANVPNHEPSLMLMNTGESRLIRPSVGSWMTYGLGTENQNLPAFVSMCPGGYPIKGAQNWQSGFLPGIYQGTYVDSNNTRIEKLIENINNFRVSRDDQRQQLDLLNQLNGIHRSTRPGEPKLESRIQSFELAYRMQADAAEAFDINREPQHILDMYGKGVHARQTLIARRLVERGVRYVQLWHGAGQPWDNHDDLETRHRALAGQCDQAIGALLRDLKQRDMLKDTLVIWGGEFGRTPVVEMPKEGTNQGKMNGRDHNHHGFTVWMAGGGVKGGYVHGSTDEFGFKAVENRVHVHDLHATMLHLLGFDHKKLTYRYAGRDFRLTDVHGRVVDELIA; from the coding sequence ATGAATGCATATAACAACTGTGGACTCTCGCGTCGCGAACTGCTTTGCCGCAGCGGAATGGGCTTCGCATCGTTGGCTCTTGCCGACCTGATGCATGGCGAAGCGGTCGCCGATTCGGTTGCCAATCCGCTGCTGCCCAAGCCGCCTCAGTTTCCGGCGAAGGCGAAACGGGTGATCCATCTGTTCATGAACGGTGGGCCCAGCCATGTCGATACGTTCGACCCGAAACCCGAGCTGCAAAAACGCTCCGGCCAACCATTGGACGGCGGCAACCTGAAGACCGAACGCCCGACCGGTGCCCTGATGGGATCACCCTTCAAATTCCAGCGGTATGGCGAGAGTGGGATCGAGGTCAGCGAGCTCTTCAAGGAGACGGCAAAGTCGATCGACGACATCGCCGTCATCCGTTCGATGCACGCCAATGTGCCGAACCATGAACCGTCGTTGATGCTGATGAACACAGGCGAATCGCGTTTGATTCGCCCCAGCGTCGGATCGTGGATGACCTACGGATTGGGCACGGAAAACCAGAACCTGCCAGCCTTTGTTTCGATGTGCCCCGGCGGCTATCCGATCAAAGGGGCCCAGAACTGGCAGTCGGGCTTCCTCCCCGGCATCTATCAAGGCACCTACGTCGATTCGAACAATACGCGGATCGAAAAACTGATCGAAAACATCAACAACTTCCGCGTCTCCCGCGATGACCAACGGCAACAGCTCGATCTGCTGAACCAACTCAACGGCATCCATCGATCGACACGGCCGGGCGAACCGAAGTTGGAAAGCCGTATCCAGTCGTTCGAACTCGCCTATCGGATGCAAGCCGATGCGGCCGAAGCGTTCGACATCAATCGCGAACCGCAACACATCCTGGACATGTACGGCAAGGGTGTCCACGCGCGGCAGACACTGATCGCCCGGCGACTTGTCGAACGCGGCGTTCGCTACGTTCAACTATGGCATGGTGCGGGACAACCGTGGGACAACCACGATGACTTGGAAACTCGCCACCGCGCATTGGCCGGCCAGTGCGACCAAGCCATCGGCGCACTGTTACGCGATCTGAAACAGCGTGACATGCTCAAGGACACTCTCGTCATCTGGGGCGGTGAATTCGGACGGACTCCCGTCGTGGAGATGCCCAAGGAAGGAACGAACCAAGGCAAGATGAACGGTCGCGACCACAACCACCACGGGTTTACCGTCTGGATGGCTGGCGGCGGCGTCAAAGGGGGCTACGTCCACGGCAGCACCGATGAATTTGGCTTCAAAGCCGTGGAAAACCGCGTTCACGTCCACGACCTGCACGCCACCATGTTGCACTTGTTAGGTTTCGATCACAAAAAACTGACCTATCGCTACGCTGGCCGCGACTTCCGGCTGACCGATGTCCACGGCCGCGTCGTCGACGAACTGATCGCATAA
- a CDS encoding beta-ketoacyl-[acyl-carrier-protein] synthase family protein: MMYRRVVITGLGVVTPLGHQLDNFWQNLTSGRSGVGPISTFDASNFPVRIAAEVPSSWSLESVGENPRQWAGAPRQSSFALAAGISAVRDSGIELDRFDPLLSGVYLGCGEPFTPFAPLVGSISKAMADQKFNSAAFTDTALRLFDPKSQRQFDPKMPAISLAARFNLQGPSVNCIAACVSSSQAIGQAVRMIRRGEVNTMLCGGAHSCVNELGVTGFSRLSALSQQNDSPTQASRPFDRNRDGFVIGEGGAVFVAEEYEQARRRGANIYAEVTGYGSAQDAFRVTDTHPQGRGSVQAISRALKDAGIDGGDLSYINAHGTGTVLNDKVETHSIKTALGSAAYDVPVSSSKSMLGHATTACGAIELAVALLAMQSNTLPPTINFDDPDPACDLDYVPNVARDVQCQHILSNNIGFGGQNAALIVSRVSEPRTCCQHAA, translated from the coding sequence ATGATGTACCGACGTGTAGTGATCACAGGACTGGGCGTCGTCACGCCGTTGGGCCATCAACTGGACAACTTCTGGCAAAACCTGACATCGGGCCGCTCGGGCGTCGGCCCGATTTCGACGTTTGATGCTTCCAACTTCCCCGTTCGCATCGCGGCGGAAGTTCCGTCGTCGTGGTCGTTGGAAAGTGTTGGCGAAAACCCGCGACAATGGGCTGGCGCCCCGCGTCAATCGAGCTTTGCGTTGGCGGCGGGCATTTCCGCAGTACGCGATTCGGGGATCGAACTCGACCGTTTCGATCCGCTACTGTCGGGAGTCTATCTCGGCTGCGGCGAGCCGTTTACGCCGTTCGCTCCACTTGTCGGTTCGATCTCGAAAGCGATGGCCGACCAAAAGTTCAACTCCGCTGCATTCACCGACACTGCACTGCGCCTGTTCGATCCCAAATCGCAGCGTCAATTCGATCCCAAGATGCCGGCGATCTCGCTCGCCGCACGATTCAATCTGCAAGGTCCCAGCGTTAACTGCATCGCGGCATGTGTCTCGTCATCGCAGGCGATCGGCCAAGCGGTTCGCATGATCCGCCGAGGCGAGGTCAACACGATGTTGTGCGGCGGAGCTCACAGCTGCGTCAACGAATTGGGCGTAACGGGGTTCAGCCGACTCTCCGCACTCAGCCAACAAAACGACTCTCCGACGCAAGCTTCTCGCCCCTTTGATCGCAACCGCGATGGGTTTGTGATCGGTGAAGGAGGCGCCGTGTTTGTCGCCGAAGAATACGAACAAGCTCGCCGCCGCGGAGCTAACATCTACGCCGAGGTCACCGGGTACGGATCGGCTCAAGATGCATTTCGTGTTACCGACACACATCCCCAAGGGCGTGGCAGCGTCCAAGCGATCAGCCGAGCGTTAAAAGATGCCGGCATCGACGGCGGGGACCTCAGCTATATCAACGCTCACGGTACCGGAACAGTTTTGAACGACAAGGTCGAAACTCATTCGATCAAGACCGCACTGGGGTCGGCTGCCTATGACGTACCGGTCTCCAGCAGCAAGAGCATGCTGGGCCATGCGACGACCGCGTGCGGGGCGATCGAATTAGCTGTCGCGCTGCTGGCGATGCAGTCCAACACGTTGCCGCCGACGATCAATTTCGACGATCCCGATCCAGCGTGCGATCTCGACTACGTCCCCAACGTGGCTCGCGACGTCCAATGTCAACATATCCTCAGCAACAACATCGGTTTTGGCGGCCAAAACGCCGCGTTGATCGTATCGCGGGTGAGCGAACCGCGAACGTGTTGCCAACACGCCGCCTGA
- a CDS encoding ribbon-helix-helix domain-containing protein translates to MSSIPVELPEHLMSFVSRGAEQAGYSTGGEYIAALVAAASEKQGETEQALMAGISSGDAKPWTDAEWKAIKERVIAKSVK, encoded by the coding sequence ATGTCCAGCATCCCGGTTGAATTGCCAGAGCATTTAATGTCGTTTGTCTCCCGAGGAGCGGAGCAAGCCGGTTATTCTACGGGTGGTGAATACATCGCGGCGTTAGTTGCCGCAGCAAGTGAGAAGCAAGGCGAAACCGAACAAGCACTGATGGCAGGAATTTCGAGCGGCGATGCCAAACCATGGACCGACGCCGAGTGGAAGGCAATCAAAGAACGAGTGATCGCCAAAAGCGTCAAATAA
- a CDS encoding CHAD domain-containing protein has translation MKIRLRVDESVEEGIQRIAKTYIQRSIDDLSDPRLDRTEVVHDVRKRCKMIRGMLRMVRPAIGDAYDLENVWFRDASRKLSGLRDADATLEAFDLLRQHSAHSLPRKFMDRVNKVLAKRSEVASTGPLDWQPFFTEAIQEMQAALDRVPQWTCADEGFAAIGPGFAKTYRRGARAMQAARREPTDEHLHDWRKHAKYQWYQVLMLRDLSKSKLSIRAKQLKRLTDLLGDDHDLVVLHQLLTQHPDFEKLRGAKAFGKLMQSIDRRRAKLQKQARKLGKRLYATSSKKFTNRLEQAWEAWQSVEPVG, from the coding sequence ATGAAGATTCGGTTGCGTGTCGACGAGTCGGTGGAGGAGGGGATTCAGCGAATCGCCAAGACTTATATTCAGCGATCGATCGACGACTTGTCCGATCCGCGGCTCGACCGAACCGAAGTCGTTCACGATGTACGCAAACGGTGCAAGATGATTCGCGGGATGCTGCGGATGGTCAGGCCCGCGATCGGGGACGCCTACGATCTGGAGAACGTTTGGTTTCGCGATGCGTCGCGCAAACTGTCGGGCCTGCGCGATGCCGATGCGACGCTCGAGGCGTTCGATCTCCTCCGCCAGCACTCCGCTCATTCGCTGCCGCGGAAGTTCATGGACCGCGTAAACAAGGTGTTAGCGAAACGGAGTGAAGTCGCCAGCACGGGGCCGTTGGATTGGCAGCCGTTCTTCACCGAAGCGATTCAAGAAATGCAAGCTGCTCTCGACCGAGTACCTCAATGGACTTGTGCGGACGAGGGTTTCGCAGCCATCGGACCGGGATTCGCCAAGACTTATCGACGTGGCGCGAGAGCGATGCAGGCGGCTCGCAGAGAGCCGACCGACGAGCATCTGCACGATTGGCGGAAGCATGCCAAGTATCAGTGGTATCAAGTCCTGATGCTTCGCGATCTCAGCAAATCGAAGTTGAGCATCCGGGCCAAACAATTAAAACGCTTGACCGATTTGTTGGGGGACGACCACGACTTGGTCGTGTTGCACCAATTGCTTACGCAGCATCCCGATTTTGAAAAGCTGCGCGGTGCGAAGGCGTTTGGAAAGCTGATGCAGTCGATCGATCGTCGTCGTGCGAAGTTGCAGAAACAGGCTCGCAAACTGGGCAAGCGACTGTACGCCACTTCGTCGAAGAAGTTCACCAATCGCTTGGAACAGGCTTGGGAAGCGTGGCAGAGCGTAGAACCTGTCGGATAA
- a CDS encoding beta-ketoacyl synthase N-terminal-like domain-containing protein: MHHLSSKHDSVVITGVGVLSPLGSGFDSLRSALADPPASPPSAPTTGLLASYSGSIDDFGKLPLDRKRSLRKSMKLMNRETQLGVAAAFQAIQDSDLDAAAYAPDRVGVCFGAGNVEVRPEDFVAGVQACGESSAEMIEAAWGSLGIPHVDPLWVLRVLPNMPACHIAISYDYRGPNNTITQAEASANLAIQEAKYHLLDGEADAMIVGSTGTTIRIDGTGETDGSASDHGSEGAAAFVIERLERAQQRGATIYGEVLGIGSSCVIDATMVPKPDEAANNAIRASLAQSHLAGDDNVQFTVINDQCDAPAIKRLLKSQPTDLLNLSDWIGHVDAGSGAIGLAVALQRLAAADTSATRSAINIGITHNGLASCLTVRNLQPSRAA, from the coding sequence ATGCACCATCTTTCCTCCAAACACGACAGTGTGGTGATCACAGGCGTTGGCGTCTTGAGCCCGCTGGGCTCGGGGTTCGACTCGCTGCGGTCGGCTCTCGCCGATCCTCCCGCCTCGCCTCCATCTGCCCCTACGACCGGCTTGCTCGCCAGCTATTCCGGTTCGATCGACGATTTCGGCAAGCTGCCGCTCGACCGCAAACGCAGCCTTCGCAAATCGATGAAGCTGATGAATCGGGAAACCCAACTTGGCGTCGCCGCCGCCTTTCAAGCGATCCAGGATTCCGATCTCGATGCCGCGGCGTACGCTCCCGATCGCGTAGGCGTTTGTTTTGGGGCGGGCAATGTCGAAGTACGCCCCGAGGATTTTGTTGCCGGCGTGCAAGCCTGTGGCGAATCGTCCGCTGAAATGATCGAAGCCGCTTGGGGTTCGCTAGGCATCCCGCACGTCGATCCGCTGTGGGTGCTGCGAGTTTTGCCGAACATGCCAGCTTGCCATATCGCGATCAGTTACGATTACCGCGGCCCCAACAACACGATCACCCAAGCAGAAGCCTCAGCCAATCTCGCCATCCAGGAAGCCAAGTACCATCTGTTGGACGGCGAAGCCGATGCGATGATCGTCGGCAGCACGGGAACCACGATCCGCATCGACGGTACCGGTGAAACCGACGGTTCGGCAAGCGACCACGGTTCCGAAGGGGCTGCAGCGTTTGTGATCGAACGACTCGAAAGAGCTCAACAACGTGGAGCGACGATCTATGGTGAGGTGTTAGGGATCGGCAGCAGTTGTGTGATCGACGCGACGATGGTCCCCAAGCCAGACGAGGCGGCTAACAACGCGATTCGCGCGTCGTTGGCCCAGTCGCATCTGGCGGGCGATGACAACGTTCAATTCACAGTCATCAACGACCAATGTGATGCCCCCGCAATCAAGCGCCTGCTCAAATCGCAGCCGACCGATTTGCTGAACCTCTCCGATTGGATCGGCCATGTCGACGCCGGCAGCGGCGCGATCGGCCTCGCCGTTGCGCTGCAGCGATTGGCTGCCGCGGACACCTCCGCCACGCGGTCGGCGATCAACATTGGCATTACTCACAATGGTCTGGCAAGCTGCTTGACCGTCCGCAATCTTCAACCGTCGCGAGCCGCATGA
- a CDS encoding type II toxin-antitoxin system RelE/ParE family toxin, which translates to MAKLKPIIRRPKASEDVESHAMYIADGSMDAALRFIERAEQTIKGLALFPQIRRARRFHRDS; encoded by the coding sequence GTGGCGAAGTTGAAACCTATCATCCGACGGCCCAAAGCCAGCGAGGATGTCGAATCGCACGCGATGTATATTGCCGATGGCAGCATGGATGCTGCGTTGCGATTTATTGAGAGAGCTGAGCAAACCATTAAAGGCTTGGCGTTGTTTCCCCAAATACGTCGAGCGAGAAGATTCCATCGAGATAGTTAG
- a CDS encoding PSD1 and planctomycete cytochrome C domain-containing protein — protein sequence MATNAARGEDTAAAETFFESKVRPLLIERCYECHSREFDEAQGGLRVDSAAALAKGGSRGAAIVAGDPAKGLLVKAVLYDDDSMQMPPEGKLKDEEIEILRKWVANGAYDPRVDDTPDVEEPQIDWRQHWAFQPPQQAVAVDKIDPRSDDPIDAVALDRMAREGIESSGPTDRETWLRRVYFDLIGLPPTRDEIDSFLASERPDAARRVVDNLLARPEYGERWGRHWMDVARYADTVGYAPAKREPRLLESENYRDWLIRVYNDDMPFDRQVTLQLAADTIDPKNEQGDLDAMGFLTIGRRFLSNEDIVDDRIDVVTRGLLGLTVQCARCHDHKFDPIPTMDYYSLVGVMKSSEYRDDLPSKLALFDKKKTTDHPVWVRGQRGNRGPIAPRRFLTALHGDEPPKFTHGSGRLDLAQAIVDHNNPLTRRVLVNRVWMHLMGKPIVGTPSDYGVRTEQPVQVAVLDDLAVDFAEQGDSIKHLVRRIANSYLYRQSSQVAPEVVQRDPDNWYFARGIARRRDFESLRDTILASAGQLDLQKGGAPVVISDGSPQSRRTVYAFIDRQKLPALFRVFDVASPDAHEPQRYYTTVPQQSLYLMNSPFILDASIKVADVSTRGLPADSLDEKINALFLRVLKRQPTAEELQFAIKFCQSPIDPATVPVSPASAWDYGYGNFDETRTHIPDFKRLPHFQKGRWAGGPKIPDEHLQYTSLTPTGGHPGDVIASVRRWTAPQTGEVTISCEMKHPSDKGDGVRMSIASAGKVLFEELLMNSEQSVRELVIQVKEGQVIDFVAEDNISTAFDSYQWTIQIRFQSDRGVIADFDSKTDFSGNPDGKQSRLLTRFEQLAHALLISNELTFID from the coding sequence TTGGCCACCAACGCAGCTCGTGGCGAGGATACTGCCGCCGCCGAGACCTTCTTCGAAAGTAAGGTCCGGCCGCTGTTGATCGAGCGCTGCTACGAGTGCCATTCGCGTGAGTTCGACGAGGCGCAGGGCGGCTTGCGCGTCGATTCGGCTGCGGCGTTGGCCAAGGGCGGTTCGCGAGGGGCTGCGATCGTTGCCGGCGATCCGGCGAAAGGCCTGTTAGTCAAAGCGGTTCTGTACGACGATGATTCGATGCAGATGCCTCCCGAAGGCAAGTTGAAGGACGAAGAAATCGAGATCCTTCGCAAATGGGTCGCCAACGGAGCTTACGATCCACGCGTCGACGACACGCCCGACGTAGAAGAACCTCAGATCGATTGGCGTCAGCACTGGGCATTCCAACCACCGCAACAAGCTGTCGCGGTCGACAAGATCGATCCTCGCAGCGACGATCCGATCGATGCAGTCGCCCTCGACAGGATGGCTCGCGAAGGAATCGAATCGAGCGGCCCGACCGATCGCGAAACCTGGCTGCGACGCGTCTATTTCGACTTGATCGGTCTGCCACCGACGCGCGACGAGATCGACAGTTTTCTTGCCTCGGAACGTCCCGACGCCGCGCGCCGCGTCGTCGATAACCTGTTGGCCCGCCCCGAATATGGCGAGCGATGGGGGCGGCATTGGATGGACGTCGCCCGTTATGCCGACACCGTTGGCTACGCGCCGGCGAAGCGGGAACCGCGGTTGTTGGAGAGCGAAAATTATCGCGACTGGCTGATCCGCGTTTACAACGACGATATGCCGTTCGATCGCCAGGTCACGTTGCAGCTGGCTGCCGATACGATCGACCCCAAAAACGAACAGGGCGATCTCGACGCGATGGGCTTCCTGACAATCGGTCGCCGCTTTTTGAGCAACGAAGACATCGTCGACGACCGCATCGATGTCGTCACCCGCGGCCTACTGGGCCTGACGGTTCAGTGCGCTCGTTGCCACGACCATAAATTCGATCCAATTCCAACGATGGACTACTACTCGTTGGTGGGCGTGATGAAAAGCAGCGAATATCGCGACGACCTGCCATCGAAACTGGCGTTGTTCGACAAAAAGAAGACGACCGACCATCCGGTCTGGGTTCGCGGCCAGCGTGGAAATCGCGGCCCGATCGCACCGCGGCGTTTCTTGACCGCGCTGCACGGCGACGAACCTCCCAAATTTACGCACGGCAGCGGCCGCTTGGATCTCGCCCAAGCGATCGTCGACCACAACAACCCGCTCACACGACGCGTGCTCGTCAACCGTGTCTGGATGCATCTGATGGGCAAACCGATCGTCGGCACGCCCAGCGATTACGGTGTGCGTACCGAACAGCCAGTGCAAGTTGCGGTCTTGGACGATCTGGCCGTCGATTTTGCTGAGCAGGGCGACAGCATCAAACACTTGGTCCGGCGGATTGCCAATTCCTATCTCTACCGACAATCGAGCCAGGTTGCTCCCGAGGTCGTCCAACGCGATCCCGACAACTGGTACTTCGCTCGCGGTATCGCGCGACGTCGCGACTTCGAATCGCTCCGCGACACAATCCTCGCCTCCGCCGGTCAACTTGATTTACAAAAGGGGGGCGCACCGGTCGTAATCAGCGATGGCTCACCTCAATCGCGACGAACGGTTTACGCCTTCATCGATCGACAGAAATTGCCCGCCTTGTTCCGCGTCTTCGATGTCGCCAGCCCCGATGCGCACGAACCACAGCGGTATTACACCACCGTGCCCCAACAATCGCTGTATCTGATGAACAGCCCGTTCATCCTGGATGCCAGCATCAAAGTCGCCGACGTGTCGACGCGTGGCCTGCCCGCCGATTCGCTCGACGAAAAAATCAACGCCTTGTTCCTGCGAGTGCTGAAACGCCAACCGACCGCCGAAGAGCTGCAGTTTGCAATAAAGTTCTGCCAATCTCCGATCGATCCAGCCACGGTTCCCGTCTCCCCCGCCTCGGCGTGGGACTACGGATACGGCAACTTTGACGAAACCCGAACGCACATCCCCGATTTCAAACGCCTGCCGCACTTCCAAAAGGGACGTTGGGCCGGCGGACCGAAAATCCCCGACGAGCACCTGCAATACACTTCGCTGACGCCAACCGGAGGCCATCCCGGCGACGTGATCGCTTCGGTCCGGCGGTGGACCGCGCCGCAAACCGGCGAGGTCACAATTTCATGTGAGATGAAGCATCCCAGCGACAAAGGGGATGGCGTGCGGATGTCGATCGCCTCCGCTGGCAAAGTGCTGTTCGAAGAGCTGTTGATGAATTCCGAACAATCGGTGCGGGAGCTTGTTATCCAAGTAAAGGAAGGCCAAGTGATCGACTTCGTCGCCGAAGACAACATCTCGACGGCGTTTGATTCGTATCAATGGACCATTCAAATCCGCTTCCAAAGCGATCGCGGCGTGATCGCCGATTTCGATTCGAAAACCGACTTCAGCGGCAATCCCGATGGCAAGCAGTCGCGACTGCTGACTCGATTCGAACAACTCGCCCACGCCTTGCTGATTAGCAACGAACTAACTTTTATTGACTGA
- a CDS encoding cysteine peptidase family C39 domain-containing protein translates to MAPTTPSAPTTAAKNNALPRTCGPISLVAALRRFGIEQSVDAIWPAVTRKDPFGTRAARSYLLAALARTCQLDAAVLQCQPERAWQAIRTCHDADLTVVLNHRAYRAPDEGHFTLLAAIDDATITVDDPFLGKNKQIDRQSFLKLWQPNRETSGHILIAIDTPKTDRTEATPQSITTCPRCAAPITLAPNRLFEPTDWNPNGLWRRFFCLGCDASFSSR, encoded by the coding sequence ATGGCGCCCACAACTCCATCGGCCCCGACAACTGCCGCCAAAAACAACGCGCTGCCGCGCACTTGCGGACCGATTTCGCTAGTCGCTGCGCTCCGCCGGTTTGGCATCGAGCAATCGGTCGATGCGATCTGGCCCGCCGTCACGCGAAAGGATCCATTTGGCACCCGCGCCGCCCGGTCCTACCTGTTGGCCGCCTTGGCCCGCACATGTCAGTTGGATGCAGCCGTTTTGCAGTGCCAGCCCGAACGAGCGTGGCAGGCGATTCGAACTTGCCACGACGCCGACCTCACGGTCGTCCTGAACCATCGCGCCTACCGCGCCCCCGACGAAGGACATTTCACATTATTGGCCGCGATCGACGATGCAACGATCACAGTCGACGATCCCTTCCTAGGGAAAAACAAACAGATCGACCGACAAAGCTTCTTGAAACTCTGGCAGCCCAATCGCGAGACGTCGGGACATATTCTGATCGCCATCGATACCCCCAAGACAGACCGAACCGAAGCAACTCCACAATCCATCACAACATGTCCACGCTGCGCTGCGCCGATCACACTGGCACCGAATCGTTTGTTTGAACCAACCGACTGGAATCCCAACGGACTCTGGCGGCGGTTCTTTTGCCTCGGCTGTGACGCGTCGTTTTCCTCGCGTTAG